One genomic segment of Erythrolamprus reginae isolate rEryReg1 chromosome 2, rEryReg1.hap1, whole genome shotgun sequence includes these proteins:
- the LOC139159852 gene encoding zinc finger protein 436-like translates to MDDHEETVDLETPGFLEPCVPFLETAPDISGFHKVEGICEIQHGSVGLSSMIPMLEEGHSVEGTSYICSDCGKSFCSISSLISHQKRNHSGEKPYKCADCGRSFHQSSDLVKHERIHTGEKPYKCTVCEKRFNQRSYLIVHERFHTAEKPYKCFLCGKSFCSNAHLMTHQRTHTGERPYQCPECGKRFTTSSNFVNHKKTHTEEKPYHCSLCGKSFKRSSNLIQHERTHTGEKPYTCLTCGESFASNSGLVKHQRSHTGERPYKCSYCGKCFSQSMILTQHERTHTGEKPCKCPACGKSFRSSSDLVKHKRIHTGEKPYKCSLCGKSFTTSSDVVKHERTHTGEKPYKCGTCGKSFSQSAHLMQHQRIHTGEKPYSCLICGRCFTCSAHLVVHKRTHKDGEVLKV, encoded by the coding sequence ATGGACGACCATGAGGAAACGGTCGACCTGGAGACACCCGGATTCCTGGAACCATGCGTTCCCTTCCTTGAAACGGCCCCAGACATTTCGGGTTTCCACAAAGTGGAAGGGATCTGTGAGATCCAACACGGATCAGTAGGTCTGTCGAGCATGATCCCCATGCTGGAAGAAGGCCATTCCGTCGAAGGGACGTCTTACATCTGCTCCGATTGCGGGAAGAGTTTCTGTAGCATCTCCAGCCTCATCAGCCATCAGAAGCGAAACCACTCGGGCGAGAAGCCCTACAAGTGCGCGGACTGCGGGAGGAGCTTCCACCAGAGCTCGGATCTCGTCAAGCACGAGaggatccacacgggggagaagccctACAAGTGCACCGTCTGTGAGAAGCGGTTCAACCAACGCTCCTACCTGATCGTTCACGAGCGCTTCCACACGGCGGAGAAGCCCTACAAGTGCTTCCTCTGCGGGAAAAGCTTCTGCTCCAACGCCCACCTCATGACCCACCAGAGGACCCACACGGGGGAGCGGCCCTACCAGTGCCCCGAGTGCGGGAAGCGCTTCACCACCAGCTCCAACTTCGTCAACCACAAGAAGACCCACACCGAAGAAAAGCCGTACCACTGCTCCCTGTGCGGGAAGAGCTTCAAGCGCAGCTCGAACCTGATCCAGCACGAGAGGacccacacgggggagaagccctACACCTGCCTCACCTGCGGGGAGAGTTTCGCCTCCAATTCGGGCCTCGTGAAGCACCAGCGGAGCCACACGGGGGAAAGGCCTTACAAATGCTCGTACTGCGGGAAGTGCTTCAGCCAGAGCATGATCCTCACCCAGCACGAGAGGACGCACACGGGCGAGAAACCCTGCAAGTGCCCGGCCTGCGGGAAAAGCTTCCGCTCCAGCTCGGATCTCGTCAagcacaaaaggatccacacgggggagaaacccTACAAATGCTCCCTGTGTGGGAAAAGCTTCACCACCAGCTCGGATGTGGTGAAGCACGAACGGACCCACACGGGCGAGAAACCCTACAAATGCGGCACCTGTGGGAAGAGCTTCAGCCAGAGCGCGCACCTCATGCAGCACCAGAgaatccacacgggggagaaaccgTACTCCTGCCTGATTTGTGGAAGGTGCTTTACCTGCAGCGCGCACTTGGTGGTCCACAAACGGACCCACAAAGACGGGGAGGTGTTAAAAGTATAA